From Mytilus edulis chromosome 9, xbMytEdul2.2, whole genome shotgun sequence, the proteins below share one genomic window:
- the LOC139489340 gene encoding myb/SANT-like DNA-binding domain-containing protein 4, with product MSKRRNPNFTDAELQTLLDEIEKDKTLLFSKLSNVATNGAKKRAWDTICSKVNATNTDHKRTVDEIRKKWSTNTSIAKKQASRIRRESRKTGGGPPPEELTPLQDKVVAIIGNTPIDGIDGGIDTCPGMEFDGVPAEEPTQTRDSDSSNENETGKYSEPTPEDCKLVEIEGERLKVEKERLHVEKQRLHIEQLRLEIDQQRLVTEQQKHQLYMAKLNISMTQMGVHVADTPSTSVEKDNPSS from the exons ATGAGCAAGAGACGAAATCCGAATTTTACAGATGCTGAACTACAGACTCTCCTAGACGAAATTGAAAAGGATAAGACTTTGCTATTTAGTAAGCTTTCAAATGTTGCAACTAATGGTGCTAAGAAAAGGGCTTGGGATACCATCTGCAGTAAAGTAAATGCAACCAACAccgaccacaaaagaacggtagATGAAATTAGAAAGAAATGGAGCACGAACACGAGTATTGCTAAAAAACAGGCCTCCCGAATACGCAGAGAATCCAGGAAAACTGGTGGTGGACCACCTCCTGAAGAGCTAACTCCATTACAGGATAAAGTTGTAGCAATAATAGGCAACACCCCCATAGATGGAATAGACGGAGGTATTGACACATGTCCTGGAATGGAATTTGATGGAGTGCCCGCTGAAGAACCTACACAGACAAGAGATTCGGACTCTTCAAATGAAAATG AGACT GGGAAATATAGCGAACCAACACCAGAGGATTGTAAGTTGGTAGAAATAGAAGGTGAACGGCTGAAAGTAGAAAAGGAACGTCTCCATGTTGAAAAACAACGACTACACATTGAACAGCTTAGACTAGAAATCGACCAACAAAGGCTAGTAACTGAACAACAAAAGCATCAGCTTTATATGGCAAAGCTCAACATTAGCATGACACAAATGGGTGTACATGTAGCAGATACACCATCAACCAGTGTAGAAAAAGACAACCCGTCAAGCTAA
- the LOC139488326 gene encoding uncharacterized protein, which produces MNIIPILLTIIIVVECQMVFTKEVQNNRRISELHDTENQEMQDIDTIKRRSIILEETYGTKVTRRIVERTGDDEKAGLRIERLVKRVTVKELEHKLDVARKENRAQIKACGEKHNFKPFEKCKNCYKNCRGPRHCMRCRLVCLEDKKELNSKGCDIDKNKINALRQRINVLTGK; this is translated from the exons ATGAACATTATTCCTATTTTATTGACCATAATAATTGTCGTCGAGTGTCAGATGGTATTTACTAAAGAAGTACAAAACAATCGGCGGATATCTGAATTGCATGACACAGAAAACCAAGAAATGCAAGACATTGATACCATAAAAAGGAGATCTATAATATTAGAGGAGACGTATGGCACGAAGGTTACAAGACGAATAGTGGAAAGGACTGGAGATGATGAAAAGG CCGGACTAAGAATAGAAAGACTAGTAAAAAGGGTTACAGTGAAAGAATTGGAACACAAATTAGATGTTGCACGAAAGGAAAACAGAGCTCAAATCAAGGCATGCGgagaaaaacataattttaagccgtttgaaaaatgcaaaaattgtTATAAGAATTGTAGAG gtccTAGACATTGTATGCGGTGCAGATTAGTGTGCTTAGAGGACAAGAAAGAATTGAACTCAAAAG gCTGCGAtatagacaaaaataaaataaacgcaTTACGACAAAGGATAAATGTTTTAACA GGAAAATGA